The Gordonia iterans DNA window TGGCGCGTGTAGTGGTCGATGTGATGCCCAAGGCCGAGATCCTGGACCCGCAGGGGCAGGCCATCGTCGGCGCCCTCGGGCGCCTCGGATTCAGCGGAATCGCCGACGTCCGGCAGGGCAAGCGGTTCGAGCTCGAGGTCGACGACACCGTCGACGACGCGGCGCTGGAGCGCATAGCCGAAGAGCTGCTCACCAACACGGTGATCGAGAACTACGCCGTGACGCGCGTCCGCATCGACGAGAACGCGTGACGATGAGCGCGAAGATCGGAGTCATCACCTTCCCCGGGACCCTCGACGACGTCGACGCGGCCCGCGCGGTGAAG harbors:
- the purS gene encoding phosphoribosylformylglycinamidine synthase subunit PurS, which produces MARVVVDVMPKAEILDPQGQAIVGALGRLGFSGIADVRQGKRFELEVDDTVDDAALERIAEELLTNTVIENYAVTRVRIDENA